One Chroicocephalus ridibundus chromosome 22, bChrRid1.1, whole genome shotgun sequence DNA window includes the following coding sequences:
- the ADAMTS10 gene encoding A disintegrin and metalloproteinase with thrombospondin motifs 10: MAIAWRLLTWTVIFTAAVCNFPGYTFQSQEEFLSSLDHYEIAFPIQVDQNGDFLTFDVRSQLKQRPRRSLGSLPYEPSEQQVFYKVSAHRTQFLLNLTLHSNLLAEHFTVEYWKRDGVDWQHDFHEDCHYAGHLQDQYLNSKVAISNCNGLHGVIVADEEEYFIEPLSPGANVSTGSEGKGSPHVVYKRSSLQYPHMDAACGVLDEKPWKGRHWWLRTLKPSPLKPSGNHSQRGQLPLKRSVSTERYVETLVVADKMMVGYHGRRDIEQYILAIMNIVAKLFQDSSLGNIVNILVTRLILLTEDQPTLEINHHAGKSLDSFCKWQKSIVNRNGNGNAIPENGIANHDTAVLITRYDICIYKNKPCGTLGLAPVGGMCERERSCSINEDIGLATAFTIAHEIGHTFGMNHDGVGNSCGSRGQETAKLMAAHITMKTNPFVWSTCSRDYITSFLDSGMGLCLNNAPPKQDFIYPTVAPGQAYDADEQCRFQYGVKSRQCKYGEVCSELWCLSKSNRCITNSIPAAEGTICQTNTIEKGWCYKRECVPFGTRPEGVDGAWGAWSSWGECSRTCGGGVSSSIRHCDSPRPTIGGKYCLGERKRYRSCNTDDCPPGSQDFRELQCAEFDNVPFRGKYYTWKTYRGGGVKACSLNCLAEGFNFYTERAAAVVDGTPCRQDSNDICVNGECKHVGCDRVLGSDSKEDKCRVCGGDGSSCETIEGVFNQSLPEGGYEEVIQIPKGSVHIDIRELNLSINYLALRGESGEYYINGKLSIDPPRRFDIAGTTFHYRRSPEEPESLEALGPTNITLFVMVLVRTELQGIRYKFNAPVGRDASNQYSWHYTPWTKCSVLCAGGNQIQSVVCKKLADGSTVFNHFCSPETKMPERQRPCNTEPCPPAWVIGNWSECSRSCNEGVRTRSVFCKRKISATEEKTLDDASCTHPRPKMLEPCNNQTCPPEWVALDWSECTPSCGPGFRHRIVLCKSGDHSATLPTSQCSEGSKPPTSMRCNLRRCPPPRWVTGEWGECSAQCGLGQQRRSVQCLAHTGQPSSDCMEGLQPPGMQQCETKCESGPTDNPEECKDVNKVAYCPLVLKFKFCSRTYFRQMCCKTCQGH; encoded by the exons ATGGCAATAGCTTGGAGGCTTCTCACGTGGACTGTTATCTTCACTGCGGCTGTGTGCAACTTTCCCGGTTACACGTTCCAGTCACAAG AGGAGTTCCTGTCCAGCCTCGATCACTATGAAATTGCGTTCCCCATCCAAGTGGACCAAAACGGGGACTTCCTCACCTTTGACGTGAGAAGCCAGCTGAAGCAACGCCCTCGGCGCAGTCTGGGGTCCTTGCCCTACGAGCCATCCGAGCAGCAGGTTTTCTACAAAGTCTCTGCCCACCGAACCCAGTTCCTCCTCAACCTGACGCTGCACTCCAACCTGCTGGCGGAGCACTTCACTGTCGAATACTGGAAGCGAGATGGCGTGGACTGGCAACACGATTTCCACGAGGACTGCCACTACGCTGGCCACTTGCAGGATCAGTACCTGAACTCAAAGGTTGCCATCAGCAACTGCAACGGCCTG CATGGGGTGATCGTCGCAGATGAGGAGGAATATTTCATTGAACCGCTGAGCCCGGGAGCCAATGTCAGCACAGGCAGCGAGGGCAAGGGCAGCCCCCACGTCGTGTACAAGCGATCATCTCTCCAGTACCCACACATGGATGCAGCCTGCGGCGTGCTAG ATGAGAAGCCCTGGAAAGGGAGACACTGGTGGCTGCGGACGCTGAAGCCCTCCCCTCTGAAGCCGTCGGGCAACCACAGCCAGCGAGGCCAGCTGCCCCTGAAGAGATCCGTCAGCACGGAGCGCTACGTGGAGACCCTGGTGGTGGCTGACAAAATGATGGTGGGGTACCACGGGCGGCGGGACATAGAGCAGTACATCCTGGCCATCATGAATATT GTTGCCAAACTTTTCCAGGACTCGAGTCTGGGCAATATTGTCAATATCCTGGTGACCCGGCTGATTCTCCTCACCGAGGATCAG CCCACACTGGAGATCAACCACCACGCCGGGAAATCCCTGGACAGCTTCTGCAAGTGGCAGAAATCCATTGTGAACAGGAACGGCAACGGGAACGCTATTCCTGAGAATGGCATAGCCAACCACGACACTGCAGTGCTGATCACCAG GTACGACATTTGCATCTACAAGAATAAGCCGTGCGGCACCCTGG GCCTGGCGCCCGTCGGCGGGATGTGCGAACGAGAACGAAGCTGCAGCATCAACGAGGACATTGGCCTGGCCACAGCCTTCACCATTGCCCACGAGATCGGCCACAC GTTTGGCATGAATCATGATGGGGTCGGCAACAGCTGTGGCTCCCGCGGGCAAGAAACAGCCAAGCTCATGGCTGCTCACATCACCATGAAGACCAACCCGTTTGTATGGTCCACCTGCAGCAGGGATTACATCACCAGCTTCCTGGA CTCCGGGATGGGATTATGCCTGAACAACGCTCCTCCCAAGCAAGACTTTATCTACCCAACGGTGGCTCCGGGACAGGCCTACGATGCAGACGAGCAGTGCCGTTTCCAGTACGGAGTTAAATCTCGCCAGTGTAAATACGGG GAAGTCTGCAGTGAGTTATGGTGTCTGAGTAAAAGCAACCGCTGCATAACCAACAGCATCCCTGCTGCCGAGGGGACCATATGCCAAACCAACACCATTGAAAAGGGG TGGTGCTACAAGAGGGAGTGTGTGCCTTTCGGCACCCGCCCGGAGGGTGTGGATGGTGCCTGGGGAGCCTGGTCCTCCTGGGGAGAGTGCAGCAGGACGTGCGGCGGAGGCGTATCGTCATCCATTCGCCATTGCGACAGCCCACG CCCCACGATCGGAGGGAAGTACTGCCTGGGAGAGCGGAAGCGGTACCGGTCCTGCAACACCGAC GACTGCCCGCCGGGCTCCCAGGACTTCCGAGAGCTGCAGTGTGCCGAATTCGATAACGTCCCCTTCCGAGGGAAGTACTACACCTGGAAGACGTACCGTGGAG GGGGTGTGAAAGCCTGTTCCCTCAACTGCCTGGCCGAGGGTTTCAACTTCTACACAGAACGAGCCGCAGCCGTGGTGGACGGGACACCGTGCCGGCAGGACTCCAACGACATCTGCGTCAACGGGGAGTGCAAG caCGTGGGCTGCGACCGTGTCCTGGGCTCTGACTCAAAGGAGGACAAGTGTCGCGTGTGTGGGGGAGATGGCAGCTCCTGTGAGACCATTGAGGGCGTCTTCAACCAGTCCCTGCCGGAGGGAG GTTACGAGGAGGTGATCCAGATTCCCAAGGGCTCCGTCCACATCGACATCCGGGAGCTGAACCTCTCCATCAACTACCTAg CGCTGAGAGGGGAGAGCGGCGAGTACTACATCAACGGGAAGCTCTCCATCGACCCGCCGCGGCGCTTCGACATCGCAGGCACCACGTTCCACTACAGGAGATCCCCAGAGGAGCCTGAGTCTCTGGAGGCCTTGGGACCCACCAACATCACCCTCTTTGTCATG GTCCTTGTGCGGACGGAGCTGCAGGGGATCCGGTACAAGTTCAACGCGCCCGTCGGCAGGGATGCCTCCAACCAGTATTCCTGGCACTACACCCCGTGGACCAAATGCTCGGTGCTGTGTGCAGGGG GCAACCAGATCCAATCTGTGGTATGCAAGAAACTTGCCGATGGCTCAACTGTCTTCAACCATTTTTGTAGCCCTGAAACCAAAATGCCAGAGCGGCAGAGGCCGTGCAATACCGAACCTTGCCCCCCGGC CTGGGTGATTGGGAACTGGTCTGAATGCAGCCGAAGTTGCAATGAAGGTGTCCGCACACGCAGCGTCTTCTGCAAGCGTAAGATCTCTGCCACCGAGGAGAAGACCTTGGATGATGCTTCTTGCACCCATCCGCGGCCAAAGATGCTTGAACCTTGCAATAACCAGACATGCCCTCCGGAGTGGGTCGCCCTGGACTGGTCTGAG TGCACCCCAAGCTGCGGGCCAGGTTTCCGCCACCGCATTGTCCTCTGCAAGAGCGGTGACCACAGCGCAACGCTGCCCACCTCCCAGTGCTCCGAAGGCTCCAAGCCCCCGACCAGCATGAGGTGCAACCTGCGGCGCTGCCCACCGCCGCGCTGGGTGACTGGCGAGTGGGGAGAG TGCTCGGCGCAGTGCGGCCTTGGCCAGCAAAGAAGGTCCGTCCAGTGCCTGGCTCACACCGGGCAGCCGTCCAGCGACTGCATGGAGGGCCTGCAGCCGCCCGGCATGCAGCAGTGTGAGACCAAGTGCGAATCGGGACCTACGGACAACCCTGAAG AGTGCAAGGATGTGAACAAGGTGGCCTACTGCCCGCTCGTCCTGAAGTTCAAGTTCTGCAGCCGGACCTACTTCCGACAGATGTGCTGTAAAACGTGCCAGGGGCACTAG